The Pricia mediterranea genome includes a window with the following:
- a CDS encoding Pycsar system effector family protein has translation MSDLIKKTEAFVTDLLSNELNPDYLYHNLRHTQRVVKSTKELFENYRLDDSEKQALTLAAWLHDTGYTQGHENHEAASCEIAEIFLKKENCDGRTIKKVQELIMATQRHTEPKNLSAKIIRDADSSHFGSDSYVETSELLREELSKLGVAEYTQEEWRDMNIEMFQTEHRFYTQYAKDNWQETKDENLQSLIKNKQKIEKRAKREDMKARLKNKYKDKSPERAIQTMYRVSMRNHLKLSDIADTKANILLSVNAIIISLVLSNLLPKLDNPSNDYLIYPAAIFVLFSVVSMIMSVAATRPNVTTGEFTKDDVKDQKVNLLFFGNFHKMDLKDYEWAIQELLKDQAYVYNTMTKDLYFLGVVLNRKYALLRWTYTIFMIGMVLSVIAFFVALKFYGPDRIIELPT, from the coding sequence ATGTCCGATTTGATCAAAAAAACCGAAGCTTTTGTCACCGATCTACTGTCCAACGAATTGAATCCCGATTATCTCTACCACAACCTTCGCCATACTCAAAGAGTAGTCAAAAGTACTAAAGAATTGTTTGAAAATTATCGATTGGACGATTCGGAAAAGCAGGCGTTGACGTTGGCCGCCTGGCTGCACGATACAGGTTACACGCAGGGCCATGAAAACCACGAAGCGGCCAGCTGCGAGATTGCGGAAATTTTTTTAAAGAAAGAAAATTGCGACGGCAGAACCATTAAGAAGGTGCAGGAACTAATCATGGCCACTCAACGGCATACCGAACCGAAAAATCTATCCGCTAAAATTATCCGGGATGCCGATTCGTCGCATTTCGGTTCGGACAGTTACGTAGAGACCTCGGAACTGTTACGGGAAGAACTCTCAAAACTGGGTGTTGCCGAATACACTCAAGAAGAATGGCGCGATATGAACATCGAAATGTTCCAAACCGAGCACCGTTTTTATACGCAATACGCCAAGGACAATTGGCAAGAAACCAAGGACGAAAATTTACAGAGCTTAATCAAGAACAAGCAGAAAATCGAAAAAAGAGCCAAACGGGAGGATATGAAGGCCCGTTTGAAAAATAAATACAAAGATAAAAGCCCAGAACGCGCCATACAGACCATGTACCGTGTTTCGATGCGAAATCACCTAAAGCTCAGCGATATTGCCGATACCAAGGCGAATATTTTGCTATCGGTGAATGCCATTATTATCTCGCTTGTTTTGTCGAACCTGCTGCCCAAGCTCGACAACCCATCGAACGACTACCTCATTTACCCGGCGGCCATTTTTGTACTATTCAGTGTAGTGTCGATGATCATGTCAGTGGCAGCCACTCGGCCCAATGTCACGACCGGGGAATTTACCAAGGATGACGTAAAGGACCAAAAGGTCAATCTCCTCTTTTTCGGTAATTTTCATAAAATGGACCTGAAAGATTATGAGTGGGCCATACAAGAACTACTAAAAGATCAAGCCTATGTCTATAACACCATGACCAAAGACCTTTATTTTTTAGGTGTGGTATTGAACCGGAAATACGCACTGTTACGATGGACCTACACTATCTTTATGATAGGGATGGTGCTTTCGGTCATCGCGTTTTTTGTAGCACTCAAGTTTTACGGTCCCGACAGAATCATTGAACTGCCGACTTAA